One Euphorbia lathyris chromosome 1, ddEupLath1.1, whole genome shotgun sequence DNA segment encodes these proteins:
- the LOC136209364 gene encoding expansin-like B1 translates to MGSYLVILLLLLPAISYSQDFTYSRATYYGSPDCLGTPTGACGFGEYGRTVNDANVAGVSKLYKNGTGCGACYQVRCKVAQLCSDDGVNVVVTDYGEGDRTDFILSTRAYARLARANAVAELFAYGVVDMEFRRIPCRFSGYNLMFKVHEHSRFPEYLAIVILYQNGLNDVLDLQIWLEYCKEWRSMRRSYGAVWDMANPPKGSISLRFQVSGNGGGLKWIEATNIIPDYWKPGVAYDSQFQLN, encoded by the exons ATGGGTTCTTATTTAGTCATATTGCTACTACTGCTGCCTGCAATAAGTTATTCTCAAGATTTCACATACTCCAGGGCTACTTATTATGGCAGTCCTGATTGCTTAGGGACACCAA CTGGTGCTTGTGGATTTGGGGAATATGGAAGAACCGTCAATGATGCTAATGTCGCTGGAGTTTCCAAGCTGTAcaaaaatggcactggctgtggTGCTTGTTACCAG GTTAGGTGTAAAGTAGCACAACTTTGCAGTGATGATGGAGTGAACGTAGTGGTGACGGATTATGGCGAAGGAGACAGAACAGACTTTATACTTAGTACACGTGCCTATGCTAGACTTGCACGTGCAAACGCGGTGGCTGAATTGTTCGCATACGGTGTCGTTGATATGGAATTCCGGCGGATCCCTTGCCGGTTTTCCGGTTACAATTTGATGTTCAAAGTTCATGAGCACAGCAGGTTTCCGGAGTACTTAGCCATTGTCATTTTGTATCAAAATGGCCTAAATGATGTCTTAGATCTTCAAATATGGCTG GAATATTGCAAAGAATGGAGAAGCATGAGAAGGAGTTATGGAGCAGTATGGGATATGGCTAATCCTCCAAAGGGTTCGATTAGTTTAAGGTTTCAAGTAAGTGGAAATGGAGGAGGACTTAAATGGATAGAAGCAACTAATATTATCCCAGATTATTGGAAACCTGGTGTTGCCTATGATTCTCAATTTCAACTCAATTAG